A genomic window from Denticeps clupeoides chromosome 11, fDenClu1.1, whole genome shotgun sequence includes:
- the tm2d2 gene encoding TM2 domain-containing protein 2 → MPRVSVNYVLLCGQILLLLPVLLLQCLAGIHSHNSSEAPASGAPTPAPTYRQTEIAPNATQEEPLEYNPASPVVLCRYLPDEFIFCQEPVDHAGNYTAFQELGHGCVKFGGQVYKDVNHTPVWCTALDDIECAGPREFLRGNEPCIKYTGHYFITTLLYSFFLGCFGVDRFCLGHTGTAVGKLLTLGGLGIWWFVDLILLITGGLMPSDSSNWCTFY, encoded by the exons ATGCCGCGCGTCTCGGTCAACTACGTCCTGCTGTGCGGCCagatcctgctgctgctgcccgtGCTGCTTCTGCAGTGCCTGGCGGGGATCCACTCGCACAATTCCTCCGAGGCGCCGGCAAGCGGGGCCCCGACCCCGGCGCCGACCTACCGGCAGACGGAGATCGCGCCCAACGCCACGCAGGAGGAGCCGCTCGAGTACAACCCCGCGTCGCCGGTGGTTCTCTGCCGATATCT ACCCGATGAATTCATATTTTGTCAAGAGCCCGTTGACCATGCTGGAAACTACACCGCTTTCCAGGAGCTCGGTCATGGCTGTGTGAAG tttGGAGGCCAAGTCTACAAAGACGTGAACCACACGCCGGTGTGGTGCACAGCGCTGGACGACATCGAATGTGCCGGACCAAGAGAGTTCCTGCGGGGGAACGAGCCGTGCATAAA GTACACTGGACACTACTTCATCACCACTTTGCTGTATTCCTTTTTCCTGGGCTGTTTTGGCGTGGACCGCTTTTGCCTCGGTCACACGGGCACTGCGGTGGGCAAGCTGCTCACCTTGGGCGGCCTTGGCATCTGGTGGTTCGTGGACCTGATTCTGCTGATCACAGGAGGTCTGATGCCAAGTGACAGCAGCAACTGGTGCACCTTTTACTGA
- the htra4 gene encoding serine protease HTRA1 isoform X1, with protein MLKLVACVLLASAVQTRLVKKRQASCAEVCDPHRCPPLPDSCFYGVAKDSCGCCAACASGEGEPCGERGRGVCGDGTACEYTPGRRRVRGHCVCSSAEPVCGSDGRTYPSLCRLRAENRRAEMSGSPPVILIQRGPCESGSQNPSSMRYKFNFIADVVDKIAPAVVHLELFQRVPFSNQEVPVSSGSGFIVSEDGWIVTNAHVLSKKQRIKVELKNGAQYDANIKDVDQKLDIALIKIDPEGPLPVLLLGRSSDLRPGEFVVAVGSPFSLQNTVTTGIISTTQRGGRELGLKNSDMEYIQTDAIINYGNSGGPLVNLDGDVIGINTLKVTAGISFAIPSDRIRQFLSESYERQRKGKTLPRKRYMGVRMLQLTTSLIRELKKRESDIPDVTSGVYVYEVIPGTAAYSAGLSNHDVIISINGQTVQSTEDVSEAVQSGDPLSVVVRRANEDVVLTVIPEEVE; from the exons ATGCTGAAGCTGGTAGCCTGTGTGCTCCTGGCCTCTGCAGTCCAGACCCGTCTGGTGAAGAAGAGACAGGCTTCGTGTGCGGAGGTCTGTGACCCGCACCGCTGCCCGCCGCTGCCGGACTCCTGCTTTTACGGCGTGGCGAAGGACTCCTGCGGCTGCTGCGCGGCCTGCGCCTCCGGGGAAGGGGAGCCGTGCGGGGAGCGGGGCCGgggcgtgtgtggggacgggacggCGTGTGAGTACACGCCGGGGAGGCGCAGGGTGCGGGGACACTGCGTGTGCAGCAGCGCCGAGCCGGTGTGCGGCAGCGACGGCAGGACCTACCCGAGCCTGTGCCGCCTGAGGGCCGAGAACCGGAGAGCGGAGATGAGCGGGAGCCCCCCTGTCATCCTGATCCAGAGAGGCCCCTGCGAATCAG GTTCTCAAAATCCGAGCAGCATGCGCTACAAGTTCAACTTCATCGCTGATGTGGTAGACAAGATCGCTCCTGCTGTGGTTCATCTAGAGCTCTTCCAAAG GGTGCCGTTCTCCAACCAGGAGGTTCCTGTTTCCAGTGGCTCGGGGTTCATCGTTTCAGAGGACGGCTGGATCGTCACCAACGCACACGTGCTGTCGAAGAAGCAGCGAATCAAAGTCGAGCTGAAAAACGGAGCGCAGTACGACGCCAACATTAAAGACGTGGATCAGAAGCTGGACATCGCCCTCATTAAGATCGACCCGGAG GGCCCTTTGCCGGTGCTCCTGCTGGGTCGGTCCTCGGACCTGAGGCCGGGGGAGTTTGTGGTTGCCGTGGGCAGCCCGTTTTCCCTCCAAAACACCGTGACAACAGGCATCATCAGCACCACGCAGCGCGGCGGCCGTGAGCTGGGACTCAAGAACTCTGACATGGAGTACATTCAAACCGACGCCATTATCAAC tacGGCAACTCAGGAGGACCACTCGTTAACTTA GACGGCGATGTCATTGGCATAAACACCCTTAAGGTCACAGCAGGAATTTCATTTGCGATTCCTTCTGACAGAATACGTCAGTTTCTCTCCGAGTCCTATGAAAGACAGAGGAAAG GGAAAACCCTGCCAAGAAAGAGATACATGGGCGTCCGGATGCTTCAGCTGACAACTTC CCTGATCAGGGAGCTGAAGAAGCGTGAGAGTGATATCCCAGATGTGACTTCGGGAGTCTACGTGTACGAGGTGATTCCTGGGACGGCTGCCTACAG TGCTGGACTCAGCAACCACGATGTAATCATCAGCATCAACGGACAGACCGTTCAGAGCACAGAGGACGTAAGCGAAGCCGTCCAGTCCGGAGATCCTCTTTCCGTGGTGGTCCGTCGGGCTAACGAAGATGTGGTGCTGACAGTCATTCCTGAAGAAGTCGAATGA
- the htra4 gene encoding serine protease HTRA1 isoform X2: protein MRYKFNFIADVVDKIAPAVVHLELFQRVPFSNQEVPVSSGSGFIVSEDGWIVTNAHVLSKKQRIKVELKNGAQYDANIKDVDQKLDIALIKIDPEGPLPVLLLGRSSDLRPGEFVVAVGSPFSLQNTVTTGIISTTQRGGRELGLKNSDMEYIQTDAIINYGNSGGPLVNLDGDVIGINTLKVTAGISFAIPSDRIRQFLSESYERQRKGKTLPRKRYMGVRMLQLTTSLIRELKKRESDIPDVTSGVYVYEVIPGTAAYSAGLSNHDVIISINGQTVQSTEDVSEAVQSGDPLSVVVRRANEDVVLTVIPEEVE, encoded by the exons ATGCGCTACAAGTTCAACTTCATCGCTGATGTGGTAGACAAGATCGCTCCTGCTGTGGTTCATCTAGAGCTCTTCCAAAG GGTGCCGTTCTCCAACCAGGAGGTTCCTGTTTCCAGTGGCTCGGGGTTCATCGTTTCAGAGGACGGCTGGATCGTCACCAACGCACACGTGCTGTCGAAGAAGCAGCGAATCAAAGTCGAGCTGAAAAACGGAGCGCAGTACGACGCCAACATTAAAGACGTGGATCAGAAGCTGGACATCGCCCTCATTAAGATCGACCCGGAG GGCCCTTTGCCGGTGCTCCTGCTGGGTCGGTCCTCGGACCTGAGGCCGGGGGAGTTTGTGGTTGCCGTGGGCAGCCCGTTTTCCCTCCAAAACACCGTGACAACAGGCATCATCAGCACCACGCAGCGCGGCGGCCGTGAGCTGGGACTCAAGAACTCTGACATGGAGTACATTCAAACCGACGCCATTATCAAC tacGGCAACTCAGGAGGACCACTCGTTAACTTA GACGGCGATGTCATTGGCATAAACACCCTTAAGGTCACAGCAGGAATTTCATTTGCGATTCCTTCTGACAGAATACGTCAGTTTCTCTCCGAGTCCTATGAAAGACAGAGGAAAG GGAAAACCCTGCCAAGAAAGAGATACATGGGCGTCCGGATGCTTCAGCTGACAACTTC CCTGATCAGGGAGCTGAAGAAGCGTGAGAGTGATATCCCAGATGTGACTTCGGGAGTCTACGTGTACGAGGTGATTCCTGGGACGGCTGCCTACAG TGCTGGACTCAGCAACCACGATGTAATCATCAGCATCAACGGACAGACCGTTCAGAGCACAGAGGACGTAAGCGAAGCCGTCCAGTCCGGAGATCCTCTTTCCGTGGTGGTCCGTCGGGCTAACGAAGATGTGGTGCTGACAGTCATTCCTGAAGAAGTCGAATGA
- the tbx3b gene encoding T-box transcription factor TBX3, which yields MSYVPFSDFSVNSVLGRRRRDHPLAACVPGQPAADPATKSLHFCPHPGASVPHISTPEAEDEPVVALEGKELWDLFHERGTEMVITKSGRRMFPPLKVRCSGFSRSALYVLLLDVVSSDDCRYKFHGSRWTVAGSADPETPRRMYVHPDSPATGEQWMSRVVNFHKLKLTNNVSDKHGFTILNSMHKYQPRFHVVRANDVLRLPYSTFRTYVFPETEFIAVTAYQNDKITQLKIDNNPFAKGFRDTGNGRREKRKPSYRTGGSREDRVPESPSCDRTARQPVTCSAKDY from the exons ATGTCCTACGTCCCGTTCTCGGACTTCTCGGTGAACTCGGTGctggggcggcggcggcgggatcATCCCCTGGCCGCATGCGTCCCCGGGCAGCCGGCGGCGGATCCGGCGACGAAGAGTCTCCACTTCTGCCCCCATCCCGGGGCGTCCGTCCCCCACATCTCTACACCCGAGGCGGAGGACGAGCCGGTGGTCGCGCTGGAGGGGAAGGAGCTGTGGGACCTGTTCCACGAGAGGGGGACCGAAATGGTCATCACGAAGTCGGGACG GAGGATGTTCCCGCCGCTGAAGGTGCGCTGCTCCGGCTTCAGCAGAAGCGCCCTGTACGTGCTGCTGCTGGACGTGGTCTCCTCGGACGACTGCAGGTACAAGTTCCACGGCTCCCGCTGGACGGTGGCGGGGAGCGCGGACCCCGAGACGCCCCGGCGCATGTACGTCCACCCGGACAGCCCGGCCACGGGCGAGCAGTGGATGTCCCGGGTGGTGAACTTCCACAAGCTCAAGCTGACCAACAACGTGTCCGACAAGCACGGATTT ACCATTTTGAATTCCATGCACAAATATCAGCCCAGATTTCACGTGGTCCGGGCGAACGACGTCCTGAGACTTCCTTACAGCACCTTCAGGACCTACGTCTTCCCCGAGACCGAATTCATCGCCGTCACCGCGTATCAGAACGACAAG ATCACACAACTGAAGATCGACAACAACCCGTTTGCGAAGGGATTTCGCGACACTGGGAacgggaggagagagaagag GAAACCGTCCTATCGGACTGGCGGCAGCAGGGAGGACCGGGTCCCCGAGAGTCCCTCCTGTGACCGGACTGCGCGACAGCCCGTCACCTGCTCGGCCAAAG ATTACTAG